ACCAAGAACCAAAGGGTACAATGCAGGAAGGCCCTTCAACATGAAAGAGAGGGATTTGCAGTTCAAAAATCAAGATACAAGGCAAGACTCAACCAGAGTGACAGGCGGCACACAGCCACTTCGGTGACACCAAAAAGGAAAGGTACTGtttgttttaagaaaattcTCCACTTTCCATTCTCAGTCTCCATTGGAGAACATGGGAAACTCATTTAATAgcattttcaacaattttcttttcagcaCACAAAAGTGGAGAACTTTTGTCTAAATTTAAAGTTGAAACTGGTACTTTTTTGAAAACAACAAATTGTCATTTTCagaattttgaaatcaagtgagagcatgttattgagcaaaagggggaaaaaggctTTGTTGGTGTCCTCATAGTAGAGCGGATGGTTGGATGTTTCAGAGAAATCTCTCAATTTGACACGAAAAATAGAAAACCCATCTCCAATCTCAAAATCTCACTCTTCAATCTCAGCATTTGCACATTATTGACACCATTAAAGAATGTTGTGGATTACTCTAGCACAGAAGCTGTATCTAGAGCTATGGCCATAACCACTTGTGAGTTGATCCGGTTGAAAATTTTGCTGGAGGAATTGGGTATGAAAGTTGCACTGATGACATTGTTGTGTGATCTTCAAGCAGATAtcgcttcaatctagcttttcATGAGATGATGAAACACATAgaggttgattgtcactttGTTTGAGAAAAACTAGTCTTAGGAAATCAGGAATGCATTTGTAAGAACTAATGATCAGTTAACCGATGTATTCACTAAGGCTTTCAGCAGTCCTTAAATTAAGTATATATGTAGCAAGCGGGGCATACATGATATTTATGCTCCAGCTTGAGGAGGAGTGTTAGGAATAGGGTTGAGCATGGTCCAGGTGGCCAGTTCCCACCCTAGAACCGAGAACTGCCCACTAAGGACcggttctgaaaaattggaaccaggaGCCACCTCTTGATTCCATAGACCTGCAATCCGAATCctgagtggatccatggaactggTCTCACCAAGTATATTTATAATTGCAACTATAGTCTCCACCATAACACGATTCTTAAATcaagatggaaaaagaaatacaaatgCCTAAAAGCGCAATGATCAAATCGCATGAGGTTAAGCATTGAATAAAGTAAATATTGAATTCGTTTTCTTCTACGAATGTGCGCTGAGCTGTCATTCGgtcattttatcaaatatgTCAAGTGCATTTCAACCAAGGTATTTGTATGCAGAATTAAAGCATGATTCTTCTCAGATTATCAAAGTCAGGAATAATACAAAATCATATGATCAAAACAACCTCAATTGTAATCAAAATTTTCAGATAAACAAAACTATGGCTGAGTTTTTGGCAAAAACCGAGCAGAGCCAGGTGGGGTCTTCCTCTTCAAAAGGTCCAAGAATGAGAGAATTTCAGATTTAGGGAtttagaattttcattttttaatattaaaaattaatataattatatattgttaacaattaatatattattataataccAGTCCGGTCCAGTCCGAGTGGGCGGGTGGGCTGTTCTGCCATGGAACTGAGAACCGGACTAGTACACACCGGTTCCAATAAATTAGAACCAGGAACTGGGCTGGTACTCTTAGGAATGGGAAATATTATCATAGTAGATGTGTATACTGAGTTTGTAATGTGTTGTAATTTTGGGTTTCTATTCTGTAAGATGTAAATATGGTATAAATACATGTGTGTTGTCTCCATAACATACACAGTTTTTCTCTCCAATCCTATCTCTAATTCTCAAATCTACAAGTGACTTATAAGTGAACCTAAGAAGGTCACGCAAGAGGGTGCAACACGATAAACTACAAACAAATCATCCAAAGATGGCTATCTGAAAGAATGCAATCATTGTAATATAATTCCTCGGGTGTGAGAATTCCTAAAACTAAAGGGCAAGGTCCAGTAAACGAGGAAGATCTGGCACATGTCCTAATTTTGTCTTCACAAAGTAGTAGTGCAACTAAGACATCAAAGAAAAAGTACCTTTCTTCGGGTAATGAATGTAAAATCACGAGCCACAGAAAAAAAGCCCACCTTTTCATGCAGCCTTTTGACAGAAAAAAAGGTAGAGTagataaattcaaattttgtccTACTGCAACACCAGTTGTAATATGTGAGATTGAACACAAAGGTCTGATGCAAAAAGAATCTATTTTGGGAACCAGGGCCTATACGCAACTAAAAAGCTAGTGGAGGTGCAACCTTTTCAACTTTACGGGTTAAGTAATCAGATTAGGAGAGCTACCGCAACTACGAATTTTACTGGCTCAATCTGAAGCATTCACTACAAAGACTATATTCCACAAAAATATGTACCAGCGAGAGAAGCACATAAATTAGCTTCTTTCTTTAGTTGACATATATTAAAAGCAAATTCAGATGATACATTCTATGCATACCTTTCTTCTGGGTAATCCTGCGAGTGTAAGCTCAACAGTCTGTTGACTTTGATTTGCCATTGCCTGTGTAGGAGCTGACCGATCAATAGGGTGATGGAATTTGCATCGTTCTCCAAACTTACATACACCCGTCTTCATATAATACTGCAAGATATGAAAGGGAAACTCATACTACCATTTATATTTAGTACAGGAGCATGCATTTTGACTATCTCATATTGCATGAAACACTTACAAGCATATAGGTTCAATTACAAAATCTTTTAACCAAAATCCACCCAATATTGCAGCACATGTTCATCAACCACCAAAAAGTAGTCACATATGCAAGGAGCTTTCCATATGGGGGTAGGAAAATCATGATTGGGATAGTGCACCAAAGGCTATGGAAGTTGGGTGTGGACCTTTTGTCAAAACTAATTGgccttcctttcttccttttatttattatttctcattaaggcctaaaaaatgaaaaataatataccccgccattttttctttcacacacCCTAACTTTTCCTCAACCAAGCTTGGTCAAAATTGCAGAGCGAGTCAAAATTTTAGTAGCATGGCCAAAATGCATTCCTTGTCATTAATATGTTTGCTAGTGGTAATTGCGGCCTCTCTGGAGAAGATCTGTTATGATTTCTACACGCATCTTTTTTAGAAGGTCTACGGCCATTATGTGGCAAGCAGGTTACATCATGTACGAAACTTAATAGTATATAACTTCTATGAATAGCTCATCTTTATTGGTTTCTTTTACCCCTCCTAGTGTTTGCTATCGTTAATAATGCTAAGTCAATGATACAAACCTTCGCTCCTCATTgcacctttaaaaaaaatgaaattgaagtcaTTTTTCCAGGATCTTGAATGAGAAACAATTCTTATCCAAACAAGGGAGAAACAGTTCACCTTACCGCAAAAGGAAAGTTCAACAAAAGCTAGCAGAGAAGCAGAAAGATTCCTAAATAACAAATGCCGTTGTTCCTCCAGAATCAGAAAATATTGACAGATTGCTGACAATTGTGTCCACTTAAAATGAACATAGATAAGGCATGGGGTTATAACAAAGACAGTGATGCAGGAACATAGGAAGGCAAAAGTAAGTCTGATCAAATATACTGATCCCTAAGATGAGTTAGCATTAAAAACCATTCTGCCACACTTTTTGATAactaaaagacaaaattgtcTACATATGTATTTGTCCAATGTAAACTCACATCACATTCAATCTGCCCAGGACGCTGAGGATATATAGTTGGACCAGCTCCCAGCTGCAATAGGGGATAAAACATTTCATAAATGGCAAGGCTAAAAGAACATAATAAACTGACACATGgtgaaagaaaatgacataaaaagcaTAAACATCCACCACAGctaatttaataataaaggCACTGAAGCACTGATGTAAGATTCGGGCTTCAAAGAACCTTTATGCACATAGGAGTGGCTGATCGGCTGGACTGAAAAAAGATccctcaaaagaaaatgaatctcTCACTTACCATCAATTGTGACAATATGGGATCGACAGCTTGATAGATAGAGGCTGCTGAGCCAGCAGCAAAATTTGGGTTTCTGGCTGGTGAAGCCCCAACAATTGGAACAATGCCAACATGGAGATCAATAGCTGCACAAACACATCAGCTTTAAAACTAATAACTCACTTCGGAcaacaaatatttcaattgattCACTTGAACTTGTACCACATGTAACAACTAACAAATGTACCATTTCTCTCAGGATGGTTGTAGCGGCAAGTGGCACCATATTTGCAGCTATTTGAAAACAAGAATATTAGTCAGAATTAAAGAAACGCTTCTCATCCCTGGAGCAAGAAAGTAGTGTAGTGACCTGCCAGTTTTAAGGTAGAAAGGACAGTCCACTTCACcctattaaaagaaaaggatggaAACCAACCTTAGGCAAAATGAGTTATCAATAAGtatgaaacaaaatcaacacaACCAACAGTTATAATCAAGAGACAATTTCCAACAGTCGGCAGTAGTACATACAAAGTGATAATCCTTGGAAGACGCTCAGGAAAGAAGGCCTGTACATCTCAACAGAAATGGCAGAAAGTTGGTTTAAGGATATTTTGACCCAGAGAGTAGACGCACTACAAATTATACACTTGATTGTGTCTCTATGTTAGGGCTCAAAAAGAAATTGAGTGACCCAGAATGAGTTCAGGTTGGTCGATTTTTTTGCTTAGTTAGGAGTTGGATCAGTGAACAAGCAGAATAAATGGGTAGGTGCCGGTTTTCGTTTAAAACCCCATCTGACCCAGTACCCATCTATTGGAAAAAGTAAACCAGAAAGGATAACACAGACGAAATAGTGACTCTATTGCTGCCACCATCAGTGATAGTTGCCACAATAATGGGGAGTGATAGTACACCAATGCATGGGGATTGGCGAAGCACTGACCACCAACAGAAAGACTTTGAAGAAGAGATCACCATCAGCAATGAAAGAGAGATCTGACCAAGGCGAGTGCATAcgtgcttgagagagagagagagagagagagagagagagagagagcacacaAGTGGATGCTGCCAATGAGATCAAAGGTAGCCGATGACATATCTGGTGATGGTTCTGCTCAATGTTCTGCTCAATGTCTCACCTCATTGTCTCATCAAAAACTAAAGCTGATTGTTCTGCTCAATGTTCAACAGCTGTTccaatgtttattttatttcttttgagtttttatCCCAGGCTTCCAGCAGATTACTTGAGAATCACTTTAAAAAGTTGGAAGTCAGAAATCCCAACTGAACAGAACCAACCCAACTCGTTTCCTCATAATGGTTCAGGCTGAACTATCTGGGATGGTTCATCCGAACTAACCCATTGACACCCCAATCTTCAACATCTATTCatccttaaagataaaagaatcTTACAGCTCGCCAGCATtctgatgatgataaattagaAAAGGACATGGAACCTTAACATTACCGGTCTTATAGGAAGTCCCTTAGTATTATGTGATGAAGcaggagaaagagagatgagAGGCTTGACAAGCTTCACTTCTCTGACCATTCTGTCATTCTCTGCTAATGAGTCCCTCAACTCTCCAGCATCGGTATCTTGTAGTACCTGTGCCACCTTAATATCCTTTGGGTGGTGAAATTTGCAGGTTGCTCCAAACTTACAGTTCCCAGTCTTCAGGTAAAACTATACAAAGTTTTGCACGTTGCAGAAGGACCAATCAGTGAATAAAAGTAAATTACAGCAGTTACAAAAAGACTGAACATGTACAGGCGAGcaagagaaatagagagagatcaTACCGCACATGGAGGCTCAGTCAGTCTTTCTGGTAAGTTCAAAGTATCATCTAAAGTACCCTGAGAACATTTAGTTTCTTTATTGACAGCTTTAAAATAAAAGCTTAAGTTGCCAAGAGTAAACATGCACACACCCATGTAACCATAAACATATTTTGCCAACCTTATACAATCATCACCTACCGAAGGAATAATTTTATCTCGTGGATGATTAAACTTGCACCTCAAACCAAATTTACATGTTTGGGTTTTGAGGAAGAACTGCAACAATCAAAATGAAGTAGTTATCATAGTTGCAAAAATGGAGTTAAACGACCCTAGAATCTAGGTTAGGATACAACTTACAGGACAATCTGGCTCTCCTGCTCTCTGTGGAAGGGATTCAACTGTTGTCACAAGTGGTGCCTAAACAAGATTCACATTAAAAGTTTGAGACCATCCACCCTAATCGTACTGATAAATGAACACAGATGATAACTGCGTATAGTGCACATGTACTCTGATTCATCCATACGATAATGATTTTCCACGTGTCACACAAAAgctgacaatttttttttttatctaatatgCTATTGGGAAAGGGCCATCTGATTTGCAGATGTGAGTAGCACTTAATGAAAACTAGTCCGGATTACTTGAAGAGCATAAGAAACTATATAAGCgtcaaacatttaaaaaaaaaaaaaaaggactccACAATTAGAAATTGGAACTTTATTTGAAGGAGTGAAACATATAGTGCTGGTTTGTGGATTGCCACTTttcaatcaatcaagcaaaaaagaagaagaatcaagaTGGAAATTCACTGACTTTTTCATTAAGAAAGGAGCCAACTTAGCCAAAAACAGCAGATGGAAAATGAGCGATCTGTATATATTCATAAGTGGTTGGGTTGAAAGATGGAAATATCTTAGATCCGTTCAGGTAGTGTAAGTAATAGCATAAAGGCTCCTCTAAGAAGAGCTGGGGACCACTAATACTGATCCAGGCCGACACCTTATAATCCAGGAGCTGCATTCAATAAAGATCAATTGCCACAAGTACAATACTCAAAACGATCTTGCTTTAACCACTGGCATTGCTTCAAACCATCTCACTGATGGTGCAATCATAAGAATCGTGtcgaataaataaaaaaagtgaccTAAAAAAAGTGACATTAAGATGCAACAAGAACTTGATCCTACCCTTAGAAGAAGCTCAAAAATTACTCATTCAGAAAGATGCAATGTGACTATTATTGAGTCAACAAAGAAAGACGTTGCATAGTCTACTCAAAATTCGACAATAAGTAAAGAGGACCGGTGAAAGACAAAAGAGCAAGATCATCCACAAGGAAAAACTGATAAAGCGGCATAAAGAGCAGGTAATATAGGATTGCAGAGAAATGTCAATCAAAGATTCAACTTGCCATACCACACGAGTATAAGATGGACCATAACATAGTACGATTCTAAGatgaaatgtcattttcataAACCAAGATTTAGAAAAACTTCTACTGGAAACTTTTACAACCTATACCAGCAAAAGCATGGTCCTGCTGAGACTATACCATTGGTTTGATCTGCCCAACAGACTAAAGCACAAATCCATGAGAATGAATAGGAAGCTGCAGACTACTCAACCACATTACTAATTTCATGAATGATACCGTGACTAGAGACATTAAAGATGGTAGTAAATCATCACCTCTTTCCAATCTGGGATTCCACCCTCAGGAACCCAAATAGGATGGTCAAACTTGCAGTTAAGTCCAAATTTACAAGTTCTGGTAAGCATATAATGAGCACAATCCTTCTCTCCTGGCCTCTGTGGATAAATAGGCAAATTGCTTGCACTCTCCAATCTAGGGCGCTTGGATAACAAGTTGGTGGAATACCACGCTTCACTTTGCCCAATCTCTCTTTGGGCATCCAAAACATTCTGATGGTAGAGCGCTATGATAAATAATAGATAAGTATATACATGAAAGCgaagaatatatatatgttgttCGATAATTATAGAATAGttttaataaattatatcatatatCTTCCTGTATAGATATGACAGTGAGAATAACAGCTGGGTAGCAAAAGCATGCTTGTATAAGATGCTCTATTGTCCATAGAAGGAGTGGCATGCACTAAGCTGCCAACTTCCTGAAAGAGAAATGCACTAGTATCGGATATCTTAAGTAGAACTAACTTCCTCAAGCTGTAACAAACCGACTTCCAAATACAAAAGACAAATCAGTTTGACTGAGCTCTGAACCATGAGTAGGAGAAGTATGAAGCATACACGGGGTAGATAAAGTGGATGCGTTTATAAAGCTGGGTGAATTTTAACCACATAACTTTGCCAGAATCAGTGTGTTTAAACAGTTGGAAGTCATCGAGGCCTCCCTAAGCTAGTAAAGACGTTGCTTATTCATCCAGCCTGCGAAGAAGGCGAAATATGGAAGAAGCAATAGCAATTATGGTGTGGGTTTTACATTTCAGTTGGCAATGGCAACGAGTCCGCGAAAGACCCCAATGCAGGTTGGATCAAAGTCATAACCTGGAGAAGACTACCAGTCTAGAGAAGCACAAAGCATGAACGGAAGAATGAAGGAATTAGCAATTAGGGCAACCTCACCTTGAGAGGGGCGCTTGGTGCCGGAAAGGAGCGGGCTCACATCATCGGGGTGAAGGTGAAGGTGAGAGTGAGACCAGGAGGAGCGTGCACCCAAGCCGCCGGCGTAGGAAGAGTAACCGACGACGTCCGCGGGAGAATAAGGGAGGGCATCGGCACTGCTCTGGGACCGAGAGCGTCCTCCAAATGCGGATGATGCAAGGAAGGACGCGTCGGGGTCCGAACCCATTTCCATGCGCTTGCGGAGAAGAAGGTTTGTCGAGGGTGAGGTGGAGAGGCCTGCCAGATTGAATTTGGCCGCCGCCCCGGGAGGCGGTGCCGTCCCGTACAGCTGATGATTGGCCATCGACGGCTACGGCTACGGGAGGAATGCTTCTTCGCAGCGGCGGTTCATCTGATCGAATTCggcttcttttcatttttttttctaagcatCAGACACTACTTTCTTATTTTAGATTTTGTTGGGATAGTTAATTCCGACTCTCTCCCCAACTGCACGCTGTCCTTAAAAAAATTACAGCCTTTAATCCTGCGGTTGAGTAACGTCATGGTTTCTGAATTCTTTGCCgagatttttggtcaaatacaATGCAGATTACTAATTAGGGATACAAGCCCAGTGACATCTCTCAgagtgaaaataaagaaaaacaagttaattaacataataaaatattacaaacaagatattttagaatttgattgaatATATTGATAGAACCAATATGATGCCTTGAGAAAAACAAatacaattaaataaaaagggaaaatgccTTACTgacaaaaagttcaaataaCAAAAAGATGGATATTCGATAAGTTTTTTAAGAACGCTAGCATTATATGAGTTGTAAACCTCCAGCTACACcacatcaaaaaataaataaacctcTAGCTACAAAGTATATAATCAATTATTTCATTAAATCAGTACAGTCAGATTTAACACTCGAGCTGTTGGGATTGCATGTACGTgtaattttgctttgattttctCCCCCCTCTTCCATAATCTGTTCCACCTCCAAGAGTTGGACAATAAAGCCCATTCTCCCTATCTAAGCCTAAAAGTacctctgttctttttcttttcaaagaatGTAAATCCAACTTTGAGAAAAGATGATCTTTGGTGTTTCATTTTGCGGTTGTGTGGAAGTTGTTgaggaaagataaatttttaaGTGTTAGGATATAGATTCTTATACAATAATAAGCGCTGAGCAAGATTGATAGCATTCTATCAAGATcttgggtagagagagagaagcaccGTGAAGTAGCCATTTTGTTCGTGAAAATAAGGAGGAACCTAGATTTATGGCATGTTCAGTAACCGGCTAATTCTTgactatttttatattttttgtttctcataacaaaaaaataagagaaatctGTTTGTTAATAttaagggcgtgtttggtaacgtttatgtttaaaaattgtttcagggaatagaaatagaaaaaactatttctattctaggaaacaatttttgaccaaaagaacgcgtttagtaaacttgttcctggaataaataaataaaatagaaacatgtttggtaaatttgtgttctttatttgtttctcttaatttttaaatatttttatttgatttttttttttttttttcttccttttgatcggtcgtcggcctcggccatggctagcGATCAACCAACGAGGGTCAatggccttgcctagccacgacgaggctcgccgTGGTTGGCTTGGCGGTGGTTGGGTGAGCTTGGCCTCGTCGAATCTgggtgagcccgagctcgcccaaccaaggcgaggtcgagcctcactggCCGgtgcgaggtcagcctcgccgagGGTCAACGACATTTAGCCTCATCGGGGGCCGGGGCGATGCTCCAGCGAGGTCACCGACCCTCGAcgaccggtcgccggccatagcCGAGGCCAAAGTGccgccaaagaaaaagaagaagaaaagaaagaaaaaaaaaaaaataggaaagagaaaaattatttattgaaagtGTTCCAAACAATAAATAAGTTTTtcgtgtttcttgtttctattctaaatttgttctcggaaacaaaaaaaaaaaaagatttggaacaaaaatgcaaacaaatgcgttttttgttctttttttgttcatcgaaacaaaaaacacaaattGTGTTCATAAACGAAacaaagaacacaaacaaacaacccctaattaatttttctattcccatGGACAGATATGTtcttgggaatagatttgaaacaaagtcaATAAGTACAAAAATTTTACTCTGTTGTTTCCGAAAACAATTCAagaatcaataaattttcttcttctttttttccatttcttttcttcttcatcctcctctaATTGTTACCTCTTCAAAGCCTCGCAAAGGCTAGGCAAGGTTGAGTCTCGTtggtggttgggtgaggctcaagctaGCAAGGCTCCCAAGGCCAACGAGGTATCCGGCTCTCATTTCGCCAGGTGCCACCCATGACTGAAGCCAATGACCACctagaggatgaagaagaagagaatgaaaaaaaaaaagaaaaatcttataaaattatttaaaattaaaataagtaaaaaaaaaaaaaaaaaattgagtgtcGTAGCAAAAGTAATTCtattttatgaaaagaaattttatacaaTTACCAAAATGTCTTCGAATACTCAAAAACTTATCcacggaataaaataaaataaaaactatttcgAGTAGACATTATTCCTGAAAATAGAATAGTTACTAAACAGGCCCTCACACTAATTGCGCTTGGGTTCAAGGCTTTTTGTCAAATTATCACACCTCCGAAAGGCATTCAAAAGATACAAATAAAGAAAGCTGAATTGCTTTTATAAACACATGTGATTTCCTTGAAAATTCTATTATTACTAAGTCATTACGAAACATAACAACTTTCCTTTCCTTGTGgaagaaattattaaagaaaagtacCAAATGcataaattgctaatctatCATCATTTCAGTTGGTAAGAATATTGTCATACTCGGCTCCATTTGTTTTACGGAAATTAATTTCAAAGAAAAcgtttttgagattttttggtattcatttaatagaaaatgaaatacttaaaaaaaatattttccgctaaccaaaaaaacatattcaaaagtagggaaaatgtttttcacttttcagaaaatggaaaacatttttcatagcTTTTTCCGCCTCACTTTCTTTAACtgaacatatttttcttttatttttaggttctcttttttttttaattgagtttttaatctttttcttacctttttcttcttccttgatcgATCGTCGCCACAATGATGGTCGGCAGCTAGCCATAAGCTGCCTTGAGTCATGCCATAGGCAGGTAAGGTTTGAGCTCACCATATTgtagtgaggtcaagcctcgttTGATTTGGCAAAGCTAAGCTCACTCAAGGCCAATGAGCTcgggcctcgccaaatttggtcGGTTGGAcggggctcgagcctcgcccgaggtCACCAAAGGTCTAAGCCTCGCATAACTCATCACGAGCCTTTGGTGaccttgggcaaggctcgagcctcacctagctcACCGAATtcggcaaggcttgagcttgccaatGCGTGGTCCTTAGCCATCGCCATtgatgggtgcgtttgggaagacttttgggaaaagtctttaggaaaatgcaaagacctttgagttaaatgtgttttccaaaatgcaaactgtgtttggtaaattataatttaaaagccctttgtgaagtacctttgaacaaaatggtgtttgggggacaaaggacttttgtgaaaaaaaaaaaaaaaaaaattattaaaggaaaaataaaaaaatgaaaaccagcAAGGGCGGCGGCATCCGGCGGCCGGTGGCgactccggcgacctccggcgacccggatctgggccggcgaggtcgcgcgacgccgtcgcgacctccggcgacccgggatttgggccggcgaggtcgcgcgacgccgtcggacctccggcgaccccggatccgggtcgcgggAGGCGGAGTCTGGTCGCACGACCTCGcgcgtcgccgaggtcgcgcgacctcgcggcgaccaGTCCGGCGACCGATCTGGTCGCCGTGAGGTCGCttcgacctccggcgaccagatctggttgcACGAGGTCGCGCAGCCGAGGTCGCGcggaggtcacgcgacctcgc
The window above is part of the Eucalyptus grandis isolate ANBG69807.140 chromosome 6, ASM1654582v1, whole genome shotgun sequence genome. Proteins encoded here:
- the LOC104451056 gene encoding zinc finger CCCH domain-containing protein 37 isoform X1, with translation MANHQLYGTAPPPGAAAKFNLAGLSTSPSTNLLLRKRMEMGSDPDASFLASSAFGGRSRSQSSADALPYSPADVVGYSSYAGGLGARSSWSHSHLHLHPDDVSPLLSGTKRPSQALYHQNVLDAQREIGQSEAWYSTNLLSKRPRLESASNLPIYPQRPGEKDCAHYMLTRTCKFGLNCKFDHPIWVPEGGIPDWKEAPLVTTVESLPQRAGEPDCPFFLKTQTCKFGLRCKFNHPRDKIIPSGTLDDTLNLPERLTEPPCAFYLKTGNCKFGATCKFHHPKDIKVAQVLQDTDAGELRDSLAENDRMVREVKLVKPLISLSPASSHNTKGLPIRPGEVDCPFYLKTGSCKYGATCRYNHPERNAIDLHVGIVPIVGASPARNPNFAAGSAASIYQAVDPILSQLMLGAGPTIYPQRPGQIECDYYMKTGVCKFGERCKFHHPIDRSAPTQAMANQSQQTVELTLAGLPRRKDAIVCPYYLKTGTCKYGATCKFDHPPPGELIAMAATQGQSASEGEEAKEK
- the LOC104451056 gene encoding zinc finger CCCH domain-containing protein 37 isoform X2, which produces MLTRTCKFGLNCKFDHPIWVPEGGIPDWKEAPLVTTVESLPQRAGEPDCPFFLKTQTCKFGLRCKFNHPRDKIIPSGTLDDTLNLPERLTEPPCAFYLKTGNCKFGATCKFHHPKDIKVAQVLQDTDAGELRDSLAENDRMVREVKLVKPLISLSPASSHNTKGLPIRPGEVDCPFYLKTGSCKYGATCRYNHPERNAIDLHVGIVPIVGASPARNPNFAAGSAASIYQAVDPILSQLMLGAGPTIYPQRPGQIECDYYMKTGVCKFGERCKFHHPIDRSAPTQAMANQSQQTVELTLAGLPRRKDAIVCPYYLKTGTCKYGATCKFDHPPPGELIAMAATQGQSASEGEEAKEK